The Oncorhynchus tshawytscha isolate Ot180627B linkage group LG30, Otsh_v2.0, whole genome shotgun sequence genome includes a region encoding these proteins:
- the zgc:110540 gene encoding deoxynucleoside kinase produces MATPPKRICSSPSFDNSFEKRTKKISIEGNIAAGKSTLVHILEKSSEEWEVIPEPIGKWCNVQNTDNEYEELSTSQKSGGNLLQMLYDKPSRWSYTFQSYACLSRVRAQLQPPSAKLQQAEKPVQFFERSVYSDRYIFASNLFESGDMNETEWAIYQDWHGWLLSQFESQIELDAMIYLRADPQRCMQRLHRRGREEEQGIPIEYLEQLHYKHECWLYHRSTQLDFEYLKDIPILVLDVNDDFKNDRIKQEAVLDKVREFLSML; encoded by the exons ATGGCAACACCTCCTAAGAGAATATGTTCAAGTCCAAGTTTTGACAACAGTTTTGAGAAAAGAACTAAGAAGATATCCATTGAAGGAAACATTG CTGCAGGGAAGTCTACACTTGTGCACATTTTAGAAAAGTCTTCAGAAGAATGGGAGGTCATACCGGAGCCCATTGGGAAGTGGTGCAACGTTCAAAACACTGACAATGAGTATGAG GAGCTCAGCAcatctcagaagagtggaggcaacCTGCTGCAGATGCTGTATGACAAACCTAGCCGCTGGTCCTACACATTCCAGAGTTACGCCTGTCTGAGTCGTGTGCGGGCTCAGCTGCAGCCCCCTTCTGCAAAGTTGCAACAGGCAGAGAAACCTGTCCAGTTCTTTGAGCGCTCTGTTTACAGTGACCG GTATATATTTGCCTCCAACCTATTTGAGTCTGGGGACATGAATGAGACTGAATGGGCCATTTACCAAGACTGGCACGGTTGGCTGCTCTCTCAGTTTGAGTCTCAAATCGAGCTGGATGCCATGATCTACCTTCGGGCTGACCCACAG AGATGTATGCAGAGGCTGCACCGCCGAGGACGGGAGGAGGAACAAGGAATTCCAATTGAATATCTGGAGCAGCTGCACTATAAGCACGAGTGCTGGCTGTACCACCGCAGTACTCA ACTTGATTTTGAGTACCTGAAAGATATCCCTATCCTGGTCCTGGATGTTAATGACGACTTCAAGAATGATCGAATTAAGCAGGAAGCTGTGCTGGACAAG GTCAGAGAATTCCTCAGCATGCTGTGA